Proteins co-encoded in one Setaria viridis chromosome 9, Setaria_viridis_v4.0, whole genome shotgun sequence genomic window:
- the LOC117837502 gene encoding heat stress transcription factor B-4d yields the protein MAFLVERGSGGGGETVVSKAMEMEMMSSHAKPVVPAPFLTKTFQLVDDPRTDHVVSWGEDGSTFVVWRPPEFARDLLPNYFKHNNFSSFVRQLNTYGFRKIVADRWEFANEFFKKGAKHLLSEIHRRKSSSCSQPPQQPFPPHQPYLSLFSPPPPPHPPPSAYRVREEDHHGGGKDFLATLSEDNRELRRRNSLLLSELAHMRRLYNDIIYFLQNHVEPVAPPPPPAATGCRLVELGSGDTWPPTTRRPRGDDDDDEAPVKLFGVRLNDGKKRKAQAAVLLEEEDDDDDRCDGDGDHINGHGDGDDQGSETY from the exons ATGGCATTCCTTGTGGAGAGgggcagtggtggtggtggtgagacGGTGGTGTCCAAggccatggagatggagatgatgaGCTCGCACGCCAAGCCGGTGGTGCCGGCGCCCTTCCTGACCAAGACCTTCCAGCTGGTGGACGACCCCCGCACTGACCACGTCGTGTCGTGGGGGGAGGACGGCTCCACCTTCGTGGTGTGGCGGCCGCCGGAGTTCGCCAGGGACCTCCTCCCCAACTACTTCAAGCACAACAACTTCTCCAGCTTCGTCAGGCAGCTCAACACCTAC GGGTTCAGGAAGATCGTGGCAGACAGGTGGGAGTTCGCCAACGAGTTCTTCAAGAAGGGCGCCAAGCACCTCCTCTCGGAGATCCACCGGAGGAAGTCCTCGTCGTGCTCGCAGCCGCCGCAACAGCCATTCCCTCCGCACCAGCCTTACCTCAGCCtcttttcgccgccgccgccgccgcatccgcccCCGTCGGCGTACCGCGTCCGGGAGGAGGATcaccacggcggcggcaaggactTCCTTGCGACGCTGTCGGAGGACAACCgggagctccggcggcgcaACTCGCTGCTGCTGTCAGAGCTGGCGCACATGAGGCGGCTCTACAACGACATCATCTACTTCCTGCAGAACCACGTGGAGCCtgtggcaccgccgccgccaccggcggccaCCGGCTGCAGGCTCGTGGAGCTCGGCTCTGGTGACACCTGGCCACCGACGACGCGGAGGccgcgcggcgacgacgacgacgacgaggcgccGGTGAAGCTGTTTGGCGTGCGGCTGAACGAcggcaagaagaggaaggcgcAGGCGGCCGTGCtgctggaagaagaagacgatgacgatgatCGGTGTGATGGCGATGGTGACCACATCAATGGACATGGCGATGGCGATGACCAGGGAAGCGAGACGTATTAG
- the LOC117835142 gene encoding uncharacterized protein produces the protein MAIPPPRIAGGGGGRKPRIPPLPPARTLLTALAAAVALAVLCLLSSSPAASLSGAWRSGARSGEKYLYWGGRVDCPGKHCGSCAGLGHQESSLRCALEEALFLGRVFVMPSRMCLSSVHNTKGVLQSSETSKQRWEESSCAMESLYDIDQISRTVPVILDNSKTWHDIASKSVKLEVGGVAHVQGISRGELKQNSLYSTALIINRTASPLAWFMECKDRKNRSSVMLSYTFLPSMPAKKLRDAANKMKEILGDYDAIHVRRGDLLKNRKDRFGVERSLHPHLDRDTRPEYIRKRIAKWIPPGRTLYIASNERTPGFFSSLSDRYKLAYSSNFSSILEPVIENNYQLFMVERLIMQGAKTFVKTMREFDSDLTLCDDPKKNTKVWQRPVYTDDWR, from the exons ATGGCGATACCTCCTCCCCGGatcgccgggggcggcggcggccgcaagCCGAGGATTCCGCCGCTCCCACCGGCGAGGACCCTCCTAACTGCATTGGCAGCAGCGGTGGCGCTCGCCGTACTTTGCCTCCTATCCTCGTCCCCCGCCGCCTCGCTGTCGGGTGCTTGGAGATCCGGAGCTAGGAGCGGCGAGAAGTACCTTTACTGGGGCGGCCGCGTCGACTGCCCCGGAAAGCACTGCGGGTCCTGCGCCGGGCTCGGGCACCAGGAGTCAAGCCTCCGCTGCGCCCTCGAGGAGGCCCTCTTCCTCGGCAG AGTATTTGTGATGCCCTCAAGAATGTGCCTAAGCTCAGTACATAACACAAAGGGGGTCCTCCAAAGCAGTGAAACTTCAAAACAAAG ATGGGAAGAAAGTTCTTGTGCTATGGAATCTCTATATGATATAGATCAGATCTCAAGAACAGTACCGGTTATTCTGGACAATTCCAAGACATGGCATGATATAGCATCAAAAAGTGTGAAATTAGAAGTGGGAGGTGTGGCACATGTGCAAGGAATTAGCAGAGGTGAACTCAAACAAAATTCCCTGTACTCAACAGCTCTCATAATAAACCGTACTGCAAGTCCTCTTGCTTG GTTTATGGAGTGCAAGGATCGCAAGAACCGCAGCTCTGTTATGTTATCCTACACCTTTTTGCCAAGTATGCCAGCAAAAAAATTGAGGGATGCAGCAAATAAG ATGAAAGAAATACTTGGTGACTATGATGCTATTCATGTGAGAAGAGGCGATCTATTGAAAAATAGGAAAGATAGATTTGGTGTTGAACGGAGCCTTCATCCCCATCTAGACCGAGACACTCGCCCTGAATACATCAGAAAAAGAATTGCAAAATGGATTCCACCAGGTCGAACTCTATACATTGCATCAAATGAAAGAACTCCAGGCTTCTTTTCCTCTCTGTCAGACAG GTACAAGTTAGCATACTCGTCCAACTTCAGTAGCATATTGGAGCCAGTAATTGAGAACAACTATCAGCTATTCATGGTGGAGAGGCTCATCATGCAAGGAGCAAAGACATTTGTCAAGACAATGAGAGAATTTGACAGTGATTTGACCCTCTGTGATGATCCGAAGAAGAACACCAAAGTTTGGCAAAGGCCAGTGTATACAGATGATTGGCGGTAG
- the LOC117838828 gene encoding agamous-like MADS-box protein AGL29: MGRQKIEMKKIESEEARSVCFSKRRAGMFKKAAELSILCGAMVAIVVFSPSGRPFSFGSPSFKAVYNRFRTLIDPAISGESCDGSSEETNTTHELLEYSELEQSIEGEKKRKKRLDETIIERDIDARVMDLLTTEVYSSGLDDLQEFHKKLVAIQDIVKEKIKQVMQEERHPTRPYPPAFIDLVSKYMLDMQIDTHISSTTLNSNHTAADGLDVNGPSTSSVHAVGTSVNYPSNQLDG, encoded by the coding sequence ATGGGTAGGCAAAAGATCGAGATGAAGAAAATCGAGAGTGAGGAGGCACGCTCGGTGTGCTTCTCCAAGCGTCGTGCGGGCATGTTCAAGAAAGCTGCTGAGCTCTCCATTCTTTGTGGTGCCATGGTCGCTATTGTTGTCTTCTCCCCTTCTGGTAGGCCCTTCTCATTTGGTAGCCCCTCTTTTAAGGCCGTGTACAATCGCTTCCGTACCTTGATCGACCCTGCTATAAGTGGTGAGAGTTGTGATGGTAGTAGCGAGGAGACAAACACTACACATGAGCTTTTAGAGTACTCAGAGTTGGAACAATCGATTGAGGgtgagaagaagagaaagaagagaTTAGATGAGACAATTATTGAGCGAGATATTGATGCGCGTGTGATGGATCTGTTGACTACGGAAGTCTACTCATCAGGGCTTGATGACCTGCAAGAATTCCACAAGAAGCTTGTAGCAATACAAGATATTGTCAAGGAAAAGATCAAACAGGTGATGCAAGAAGAAAGGCACCCAACACGACCATATCCACCTGCGTTTATCGATTTGGTTTCAAAGTACATGCTTGATATGCAAATTGATACACATATTTCTTCCACGACTCTGAATTCTAACCACACAGCTGCTGATGGGCTTGATGTCAATGGCCCCTCGACTAGCAGTGTCCATGCCGTTGGTACCTCGGTGAACTATCCCAGCAATCAACTTGATGGGTGA
- the LOC117838827 gene encoding calcium/calmodulin-dependent serine/threonine-protein kinase 1: MGLCYGKSAGVQEPAAEEETQVAAGAAPPAVARDDGAASPAKAPPTPKQPKFSFYLPSPLPTSSYKGSPANSSVASTPARKRPFPPPSPAKHIRALLARRHGSVKPNEASIPEGAEPDLGLDKSFGYSKHFAAKYDLGREVGRGHFGYTCAAKAKKGELKGEDVAVKVIPKAKMTTAIAIEDVRREVRILSSLTGHSNLVQFYDAFEDEENVYVVMELCKGGELLDRILARGGKYSEEDAKVVIHQILSVASFCHLQGVVHRDLKPENFLFMSKDENSALKVIDFGLSDFVKPDERLNDIVGSAYYVAPEVLHRSYGTEADMWSIGVIAYILLCGSRPFWARTESGIFRAVLKADPSFDDTPWPTLSAEAKDFVRRLLNKDYRKRMTAAQALCHPWIRGTQEVKINLDMIIYRLMRAYISSSSLRRSALRALAKTLTIDQLFYLREQFTLLGPNKSGHISLQNMKTALMKNSSGAMNDSRVVDFVNSICNIPYGKFDFEEFSASAISVYQMEGLETWEQHARQAYELFDKEGNRPIVIEELVSELGLGPSVPLHIVLQDWIRHPDGKLSFLGFIKLLHGVSSRPIPKV, from the exons ATGGGCCTCTGCTACGGCAAGTCGGCGGGGGTCCAGGAGCCTGCGGCGGAGGAAGAAACCCAAGTAGCCGCCGGCGCGGCACCTCCAGCGGTGGCCCGCGATGATGGAgccgcgtcgccggcgaaggCGCCCCCGACGCCCAAGCAGCCCAAGTTCTCCTTCTACCTGCCGAGCCCGCTCCCAACCTCCAGCTACAAGGGCTCGCCGGCCAACTCCAGCGTCGCGTCCACGCCGGCGCGCAAGCGCCCGTtcccgccgccatcgcccgccAAGCACATCCGCGCGCTCCTGGCGCGCCGGCACGGCTCGGTCAAGCCCAACGAGGCGTCCATCCCCGAGGGCGCCGAGCCGGACCTGGGGCTGGACAAGAGCTTCGGATACTCCAAGCACTTCGCGGCCAAGTACGACCTCGGCCGGGAGGTGGGGCGCGGCCACTTCGGCTACACCTGCGCCGCCAAGGCCAAGAAGGGCGAGCTCAAGGGCGAGGACGTCGCCGTCAAGGTCATTCCCAAGGCCAAG ATGACTACTGCTATTGCCATTGAAGATGTCAGAAGGGAAGTCAGAATATTGAGTTCTTTGACAGGCCACAGCAATCTAGTGCAGTTTTATGATGCTTTTGAGGATGAAGAAAATGTATATGTTGTTATGGA GTTATGCAAAGGAGGTGAACTGCTGGACAGGATTTTGGCTAG AGGTGGAAAATATTCTGAGGAAGATGCTAAGGTTGTTATTCACCAAATTCTAAGTGTTGCTTCATTTTGCCATCTTCAGGGTGTTGTTCATCGGGATCTGAAACCAGAG aattttcttttcatgTCAAAGGATGAGAATTCTGCCTTGAAAGTCATAGACTTTGGTTTGTCTGACTTTGTTAAGCCAG ATGAAAGACTTAATGACATTGTTGGAAGTGCATATTATGTTGCTCCTGAAGTGCTCCATCGATCTTACGGCACTGAGGCAGATATGTGGAGCATCGGAGTAATTGCATATATTTTGCTTTGTGGAAGCCGCCCTTTCTGGGCACGAACTGAGTCTGGAATTTTTCGAGCTGTCCTAAAAGCAGACCCTAGTTTTGATGATACCCCATGGCCTACCCTTTCTGCTGAAGCAAAAGATTTTGTAAGAAGGCTACTCAATAAGGATTACCGCAAGAGGATGACTGCTGCACAAGCCCTCT GCCATCCATGGATCCGTGGCACTCAGGAAGTTAAGATTAATTTAGACATGATTATCTACAGGCTCATGAGGGCTTACATAAGTTCATCTTCTCTACGGAGGTCTGCATTGAGG GCTCTTGCAAAGACACTGACGATAGATCAACTCTTCTACCTGAGAGAGCAGTTTACACTGTTAGGTCCAAACAAGAGTGGCCATATCTCCTTGCAAAATATGAAGACG GCCTTGATGAAGAATTCCTCAGGTGCAATGAATGATTCTAGGGTTGTTGACTTTGTTAACTCA ATATGCAATATCCCATATGGAAAGTTTGATTTCGAGGAGTTCTCTGCTTCGGCTATTAGCGTTTATCAAATGGAAGGCCTAGAGACTTGGGAACAACATGCTCGGCAAGCGTATGAATTATTTGACAAGGAGGGCAACAGACCAATTGTGATCGAAGAACTTGTATCG GAACTTGGACTTGGCCCTTCAGTTCCACTTCATATTGTTCTCCAAGATTGGATCAGACATCCCGATGGAAAACTCAGTTTCCTCGGATTCATAAAACTATTGCATGGAGTTTCTTCGCGCCCTATCCCTAAAGTCTGA